DNA sequence from the Malus sylvestris chromosome 10, drMalSylv7.2, whole genome shotgun sequence genome:
ttttcCCTGCATCTGTTTGCACCGCCGCTGTTCGACATTTGGCGGAGCTCCGGCCCTCCAACCCAAGAATCTATCAGCTGGGTTTTGCTCGTCTTGGGGTTGGAACTTAAAGGGATGTGAGATTGGAAGTGAGAGAGTGTTGAGATTGTCGAGATCATGGCAGGGGTTGAAGGAAGGTTGTGTGAGGAATTTTCACCTGCATATTATGGGCTCTGCACTGTAGGGGGAATGCTCAGTGCTGGCGCTACCCATCTCGCAATCACGCCTCTCGATGTCTTGAAAGTTAATATGCAGGTCAGTTTTCCATTATTTTTTCTGCGTTTTGTTGCTAATCAACTTTTTTAGTTTGCTCTCCAATTTTCTTGGATGTTTTGTGTGTTAAGGTTGAGAACTTTTCCTTTTGGTGACAAAATGTTTGGTGGGTTTTTGTTGCTTTGTATTGTCTGGCATTGCTGTTTTTGTTCTTGGAAGCTGAAGAATCTTAAGCAATTAAACAGTTAATCTTCAGCTCTGTGTGACAATATTTCGAGTATTGTGTTTCATGGATTTGTTTTATAGGGAATTGTAGCTGTTTTCATGTTCGTCACTGTGATCattcaagttttattttttgaataaaagATCCATGCTTAGTTTATTTTGCAAGAGTTCGATACTAGACTACTAGTTATTCGTGTTCCCCCAAATCCCATTTTATAGTTTTGCACTTGTGTGTTTATGTTACTGGTTAGTACAGTTGAGTGCCACTGTATGTCTTGCCAATTTTTATTAGTAATAGACTAGCTGCAGAGGTGGCTGTATTCTTTGTATACTtagtgattgatttagttgtagttTGAGATGAATTAATATAATGTGCAAGGATTTGGCATGAGAAATCAGGAAACTGTTTGGGATAATAAGATACCAAGTTCGAAGTTTTCATTTGGTGAGTTTAAACATAGTAAGCTAGTCCTTGCCCTTACAGAAAAAATTGTTCTGTCTCTAAAGAATAGAAGTTCCCAAAAAAGGAATAGGTGTTATGCGGTATGTTGGTATGTTTCTCCGTGACCAAAACCTCGCAAATTGATCTCGGTGCTGATGGTTTTTCTAGATAAATTTAATACATTGAATGGCATGGGTCTCAGGTCAGTATAACCAACTACATTGCTTCCCATttcgggctggtttggtattgctgtgctttgaaaaaaagctgctgtgagaataagcggctgtgctgtgagaataagcggctgtgaaataaatcagcagagtgtttggtaaacttttttgtaaaagtgcttttggaaaaaaaagcagtctaatagtgggtcttttcattaaagaagcactgtagcttcgagtgctttgaaaaaaagccagttttccaaagctacaaatagcagcttcagctttttcctttgattttagcttattcttacagcagcttccaaaataagccattttttttcagtttaccaaacacctaaaaccctcacagctttttttcataggtgctttttttttaagcacctcactcccaaactaggtcttccATTACTGGTTCTGTTGGTTTCCATATATTCATTTCAGTTTCCATTTCCATTACTGGGGGATGCAAATTAATGTTTCAAGGATTGATCtcccttatttttatttgtcTTTAAATTCGTTACTTTTTTGACAGTCGAGAACATAATTATTCTCTAAAACGGATGCTGATAATTTAACTTGTTCAATTCAGGTAAATCCAATTAAATATAACAGGATGGGTACAGGGTTTTCTACTCTTTGGAAAGAACAAGGCCCCTCTTCTCTTTGGAGAGGTTGGTCTGGAAAGCTTTTTGGATATGGTGCTCAGGGTGGCTGTAGATTTGGTCTCTACGAATACTTTAAGAAGCTTTACTCGGATGCATTGATAGATCAAAACAAGAGTACCATATTCTTCCTCAGCAGTGCATCTGCTCAAGTATTTGCTGATGTGGCTCTCTGTCCTTTTGAAGCCATCAAAGTCCGAGTTCAAACACAGCCCTACTTTGCAAAGGGCTTGGTTGATGGGGTTCCAAAGCTATACTCAACCGAAGGGATTGCTGGGTAAGTTACCAAAAACTTGtgctttttctccttttagttTCTCAGTTATTCTTATCAGCTCATCTACACTGCAGCTTTTACAGAGGACTTTTACCACTTTGGGGTCGAAATCTTCCATGTaatatctctctctctgcattgtaaattaaaaatatacttTATGGAGGGTTTTTCACAGTAGAAATTTCAAGGTGTACGCTGTCCTGATTTGCCAGTATAATGGGCAGTTAATGCAGTTTTGAGGTTCATGCCATCTCGCAATTTTAAATAATAGATTAATATTCAGTACAGAATCTAATACATGTTTTCTGTTAAATAGCAGTATGAAATCATGACGCTAGTTGGCTATATGACATTACTAGAGCTGCATTGTTGCTAGTGTGGTTGTTTTCAATTAGAAATAAACTTCTTTTGGCTGTCTGCCTCTGTTAGTTCTCGTTCAAATTTTTAATGTACACAAACCTATACATGATTTCTGACAAAGCCGTCCTGCGTTTCCAGTAATGATTTTGGGTAAGAAGTTTGATTGAAAATGTTAAACAAGAATAAAATAGTCTTAAATCTATTCTGAACAGAAAAATATTACATTTAACCTTTGAGACTAAATCGTACCCTGTTGGCTTATATCAAGCCTGACCCAAGCAATCAGCTAGTTTCTTTCTGGCATTTAGCATGACAAAGTTACTATCTTTTCTTATTTATTGTGATCAAGCATTCAGTAGTGACAAGAGATATTAAATTTTCTGTTGTATTCATGTTCTTGACAGTCACGGTGATAATGTTCACGACGTTTGAGCACTCAGTGGATCTGATTTATCACAACATTATGCAAAGGAGAAAAGAGGATTGCTCAAGAGCCCAACAGCTTGGTGTGACATGTTTAGCGGCCTATGCAGCAGGAGCTGTTGGTACTGTGATCTCCAACCCCGCAGACAACATCGTTTCCTCTCTTTACAATAAAAAGGCTGCCAATGTGATGCAGGTAGCCCTTCGAATTAAGCTTTTCGTTGGTTTTTTCCTGCATTTCAAGGTTAAAGCATCAATTAATGCGTTGGTTTTATATCTTATCTTCAGGCTGTGAAGAACATTGGCCTCGTTAATCTATTTACTCGAAGTCTTCCTGTGCGAATTACACTTGTTGGCCCTGTTGTTACCTTGCAGTGGTTTTTCTATGACAGCATCAAAGTTCTCTGTGGACTGTAAGTACCTTACTTGATTCACACACAACGCCGACATATTATCATTCTCATTTCATCTAAATGACAAgttttggtttgaaaattttaggCCATCTAGTGGAGGGCTTACCAGG
Encoded proteins:
- the LOC126585668 gene encoding mitochondrial phosphate carrier protein 1, mitochondrial-like, giving the protein MAGVEGRLCEEFSPAYYGLCTVGGMLSAGATHLAITPLDVLKVNMQVNPIKYNRMGTGFSTLWKEQGPSSLWRGWSGKLFGYGAQGGCRFGLYEYFKKLYSDALIDQNKSTIFFLSSASAQVFADVALCPFEAIKVRVQTQPYFAKGLVDGVPKLYSTEGIAGFYRGLLPLWGRNLPFTVIMFTTFEHSVDLIYHNIMQRRKEDCSRAQQLGVTCLAAYAAGAVGTVISNPADNIVSSLYNKKAANVMQAVKNIGLVNLFTRSLPVRITLVGPVVTLQWFFYDSIKVLCGLPSSGGLTRRLEESNISAE